DNA from Halobaculum sp. XH14:
CTCGCTCCCGCTCCTGTTCGTCGTCTCGGTCGCCGGGCCGCTGGCGTTCCTCGAACCGGGCACGCCGGTCGGCGGCGCGCTCTCGACGCCGCTCGGCGACCTCTCGGTCACCTGGGCGGGGCTCGTGCTCTTTGCCGAACTCGGCTGTCGGTCGCTCGTCGTCGTCACGTTCACGCTGACGGCCTCGATGACCACGAAATACACCGACGTCGCGTCCGTGCTCGGGCGACTGCTCCCCCGACCGATCGACCAGATCGCGCTGCTCACCTACCGGTTCACGTTCGTGCTGCTCGAGACGCTCGAGGACCTGGTGAAGGCCGCGCGCTCCCGGGGAGCGAGCCTCTCGGAGTTCTGGTCGAACAAGCGACTGTACGCGAGAATCCTCGGGATGACGATGCTGTCGGCGATCGAGCGGTCCGAACGGCTCGTCAAGTCCATGGATGCCAGAGGGTACGACGGCGACGTCACGCTGTACGGGGACGTCCCGCGGCCACCCGTCCACGAACTGGCCGTCGTCGTCGGGTCGTACGTCGCCGTCGTCGGCTACGCAGCCGTCGCGGTCCACGGGGTGGGCCCGTGAGCCGGGACGGGGCTCCGCTCGTCGACCTCCAGTGTGGGGCCCATACGTACCCCGACGGCACCGTCGGAATGCACGACGTCGAGTTCAGCGTCTCCCCCGACGAGGTCGTCGCGCTCGTCGGCGGCAACGGCGCGGGCAAGTCGACGCTGCTCGAACACCTGAACGCGACGCTCGTCCCCGACGACGGCGACCTCGTCGTCGACGGCACGCCGATCAGCGAGGACACCAAGGCACACGCGCGGACGGAAGTCGGCTTCGTCTTCCAGGACGCTGATACGCAACTCGTCGCGCCCACGGTCCTCGACGACGTGCTGTTCGGCCTCCGGAACCACGGCGTCCCGGGCGAGCAAGCGGAGCGGCGCGCCCGGGAGGCGCTCGCGACCGTCGACGCGAGCCACCTCGAGGAGCGGAT
Protein-coding regions in this window:
- the cbiQ gene encoding cobalt ECF transporter T component CbiQ, with the protein product MATLSNHVPDPRLITAFAERRDGPLHRVNPWTKVGIVGALVLAVTAFDRLVLLAGLYGVVLLVYGLAGLPFRRLAGWYSLPLLFVVSVAGPLAFLEPGTPVGGALSTPLGDLSVTWAGLVLFAELGCRSLVVVTFTLTASMTTKYTDVASVLGRLLPRPIDQIALLTYRFTFVLLETLEDLVKAARSRGASLSEFWSNKRLYARILGMTMLSAIERSERLVKSMDARGYDGDVTLYGDVPRPPVHELAVVVGSYVAVVGYAAVAVHGVGP